The Bradyrhizobium sp. LLZ17 genomic sequence TCATCTCGCGGTAGTTCGGTCCCTGGCGCTCAAACAAGCCGTCGAGCTTCAGATCGTAGCCCGCGACCTGGGCGACGTCGTTCGGCTTCATCGTCGCGATGTATTCGCTGTTCCAGGTGGTCTCGCAGACGATCCCGATCAGCGCGACGCCGAGACCGGCGTGAGCGAACACAGACCCCCATGCCGAGCGCGGCAGGCCGCGGGCGCGATGCAACGACGTTGCGAACGGCAGGCGAAACAAGCCGGTTCGTTCGGCGAGATCCGTCACGGCGCCGGCGACGACGAAGACTCCAAGCCCGATCGCCAACGGCGCCAGCGCGCTGCCGCCCCGGGTCCAGGCCCAGACAAGGGCGACGACGACGAGCCCGGCGACACCGGCCGCGAGCAGGCGCTGGGTGACCCCGAGCAGATCGCCGCGCTTCCACGCCAGCATCGGCCCGAACGGCACCGCGAGCAGCAGCAGAATGAACAGCGGGACGAAGCTGAGATTATAGAACGGCGCGCCGACCGACATCTTGAAATCGGCCAGCACCTCCATCGCCAGCGGATAGAGCGTGCCGAACAACACGACCGCACAGGCGACGGTGAGCAGAAGGTTGTTCAACACCAGCGCGCCCTCGCGCGAGATCGGCGCGAACAGGCCGCCCTGTTTCAACGTGGTGGCACGCGCCGCGAACAGCGACAGGCTGCCGCCAATGAACAGGCAGAGGATCAGGAGAATGAACACGCCGCGCGTCGGATCATTGGCGAAGGCGTGCACGGAGGTGATGACGCCCGAGCGCACCAGGAAAGTACCTAGCAGCGACAGCGAGAAGGTCAGGATCGACAGCAGGATGGTCCAGACCTTCAGCGCGTTACGCTTCTCCATCACCAGCGCCGAATGCAGCAGCGCGGTGCCGGCGAGCCACGGCATCAGCGAGGCGTTCTCGACCGGGTCCCAGAACCACCAGCCGCCCCAGCCGAGCTCGTAATAGGCCCAATAGGAGCCCATGGCGATGCCGAGCGTCAGGAAAATCCAGGCAACCAGCGTCCACGGCCGGACCCAGCGCGCCCAGGCAGCATCGATCCGCCCCTCGATCAGCGCCGCGATCGCGAAGGAGAACGAAATCGAGAAGCCGACATAGCCGAGATAGAGCATCGGCGGATGCACGGCGAGGCCGATATCCTGGAGCACCGGGTTGAGATCGCGCCCCTCGATCGGCGGATTGACGATGCGCAGGAACGGATTCGAGGTCACCAGGATGAAGAGATAGAAGGCGCTGGCGATCCAGGCCTGCACCGCAAGCACATGCGCGCGCAGCGACAGCGGCAGATTGTTGCCGAAGGCCGCGACCAGCCCGCCGAACAGCGCCAGGATCGACACCCAGAGCAGCATCGAGCCTTCATGGTTTCCCCACACGCCGGTGATCTTGTAGATCAAGGGCTTCATGGAGTGCGAGTTCTCGTAGACGTTGGCGACGGAGAAATCCGAGGTCACGTGCAACGTGACGAGCGCGACAAAGGATGCGCCGACGAACAGCAGCTGCGCCAGCGCGGTTGAGCGCGCCACGTTCATCAGCGCGGTATCACGCAAGCGCGCCCCGATCAGCGGCACGATCGACTGGATCAGCGCCAGCGCGAGCGCCAGCACCAGCGCATAATGTCCGGCTTCCGCGATCACCGCACCGCTCCCTGCGAATTGCCCTGCGCAGTCGTCGCCGCAGGCTTGACGCTATCAGATGCCTTGGCGCCATAATCGTCCTTCCAGTGCCCCTGTTTCTTCAGGGCATCGGCGACGTCCTTGGGCATGTAGGTCTCGTCGTGCTTGGCCAGCACCGTGTCGGCCTTGAACACGCCGTTGGCATCGAGCGCGCCTTCGGCGACGACGCCCTGCCCTTCGCGGAACAGATCGGGCAGGATGCCCTTGTACGCGACGGGCAGCTTGGCACCGCCGTCGGCCACTTCAAATGTCACCGCGAGATTGTCGCCGCGCTGCAGCGAGCCGGGCTGCACCAGGCCGCCGAGACGAAACCGCTTGCCGGGCTGGACGTGCTTCTCGGCGACCATGGTCGGGGTCGAGAAGAACACGATGGAGTCACGCAGCGCGTTGAGCACGAGCGCGGCGGCCAGCGCGAGCACGGCGAGCGAGCCGCCGATGATGGTCATACGTCGCTGCTTGCGCGTCATGGCGTATCCGTTCTCCGCGCGTCTCGTTGCAAAATCGTCATCCGTCGAGCCCCAGAGTCTTGAGGCCTTCGTTGAGCTGGCGCAGCCGTTCGGCGTCGTTGGCGACCGCCTGACGGGCATCGGTCGAAGCACCCACCGCCTTATCGCGGTCGCCGATCACGAGATAGGCGCGCACCAGACGCAGCCAGCCGTCGACATCGTCGCCGTTCTGCTTCAACCGCGTGGCCAGACGTTCGACCATGCCGCGGATCATCGTGCCGCGATCGCCCTCGCTCATATCCTTTGAAGCTGCGATCGTGTCGTCCGACAATGTCGGCATCGTACCGCCGCCGCCGACGCGCGCCAGTGAGGATTGCACCAGAGGGCGCCACGGCGCATCCGCCGGCGCCTTCGCAAGCAGCGCCCGCCAGATATTGGCCGCATCATCCTTGCGGCCGTCCTGCTCGGCGGCGAGCCCCAGGAAATAGTTCGCCTTGGGATCGTCGGCGTTGAGCGCATGCGCACGCTCGAACTCGGTCTTGGCGTCCGCCGTCACCACACCGCTGGCAGCGGCCGCGATCGCCTCGCCGAGATCCGACCGACGCTCCGGGCTCTCGCCGTTGTAGGTCAGCGCATTGCGATAGGCGCGCACCGCGTCGTCGAAGCGGCCCAGCCGTTCCAGTACCGGGGCGAGCACGCTCCAGCCGCGACCGTCGGTCGGATTCTTCTCCAGATGTTGCTCGACCTGCACGACGAGAGTCTCGAGCGACTGCGCCATGCCGGGTCCCGGCCCACGCTCCCGTTGCGCCAGCGGGAAGTCCTGAAGCTTCGGCGAACCGAGCGGAATGTACACGCCCATCGCGATGAGCGGCAGGCCGATGAGCGCCAGCACGGCGGCCGCACGGCGCCATTTGAGATCGGACTTCGGCTCGGACACAGACTCGCTGCCGGCCGCGGCGAGCAGCCTGCGGCTGATCTCGACGCGCGCGGCTTCGGCTTCCGGCGCGGCTATCAGCCCCGAGGCGAGATCACGCTCGATCTCGGCCAGCTGGTCCTTGTAGACGGCGACCTCGCTGCCCTGATTCTCGGTGTCCTGGCGCTGTGCGCCTGCGCCACGGCCGAGCGGCCAGAGCACGGCGAAGATCGCCGCGACCGTCATCAGCGCGAACACGAACCATAGCGTCATCGGGCAAGCTTCCGGGAGGGCGCGAACCGCGCCCATCAATGGCTTTATCACGTGGCCTTACACCACGTGGCTTTACACCACGGCCGGACAGGGCGGCAATTGACAATTGTCAATTCGGCGCGAGCGGCGCCGTCTCGAAGCGGTGGAAATCCAACGGCTTAGCCGATCTGGAAGTCCACGCTCTGGGCGGCATCCTCGCCGCGCCCGTTGAGCGCCTTCAGGAAATAGGTTCCTGGCGTGATCGCTTCCGGCAGTCTGATGCGCACGGCGCCCAGCGGAACCGGGGACGCAATTGTGGTGACTGTCTCAGGCAGTTGCCGACCGCTTGCCTTATCGACCAGCACCACCTTCGCGCTGACCATCAGTCTTTGATATTTGGCAACAATGACGCGGTTCTCAATCTCGACGAAGCTGATAATTGGTTTCATGCGCCCACAAATAAAATGTCCCCAAACATGCGCGGCGACCGTACGGCCGGCCACCAGCATCGTCAACCATAAATTGTGATCACGAAAAGATGCGCCTGGTTCAGCTGGCGCGCGTCGATTTTCGCTCGCCCGT encodes the following:
- the ccmE gene encoding cytochrome c maturation protein CcmE, translating into MTRKQRRMTIIGGSLAVLALAAALVLNALRDSIVFFSTPTMVAEKHVQPGKRFRLGGLVQPGSLQRGDNLAVTFEVADGGAKLPVAYKGILPDLFREGQGVVAEGALDANGVFKADTVLAKHDETYMPKDVADALKKQGHWKDDYGAKASDSVKPAATTAQGNSQGAVR
- the ccmI gene encoding c-type cytochrome biogenesis protein CcmI, producing the protein MTLWFVFALMTVAAIFAVLWPLGRGAGAQRQDTENQGSEVAVYKDQLAEIERDLASGLIAAPEAEAARVEISRRLLAAAGSESVSEPKSDLKWRRAAAVLALIGLPLIAMGVYIPLGSPKLQDFPLAQRERGPGPGMAQSLETLVVQVEQHLEKNPTDGRGWSVLAPVLERLGRFDDAVRAYRNALTYNGESPERRSDLGEAIAAAASGVVTADAKTEFERAHALNADDPKANYFLGLAAEQDGRKDDAANIWRALLAKAPADAPWRPLVQSSLARVGGGGTMPTLSDDTIAASKDMSEGDRGTMIRGMVERLATRLKQNGDDVDGWLRLVRAYLVIGDRDKAVGASTDARQAVANDAERLRQLNEGLKTLGLDG
- a CDS encoding heme lyase CcmF/NrfE family subunit; its protein translation is MIAEAGHYALVLALALALIQSIVPLIGARLRDTALMNVARSTALAQLLFVGASFVALVTLHVTSDFSVANVYENSHSMKPLIYKITGVWGNHEGSMLLWVSILALFGGLVAAFGNNLPLSLRAHVLAVQAWIASAFYLFILVTSNPFLRIVNPPIEGRDLNPVLQDIGLAVHPPMLYLGYVGFSISFSFAIAALIEGRIDAAWARWVRPWTLVAWIFLTLGIAMGSYWAYYELGWGGWWFWDPVENASLMPWLAGTALLHSALVMEKRNALKVWTILLSILTFSLSLLGTFLVRSGVITSVHAFANDPTRGVFILLILCLFIGGSLSLFAARATTLKQGGLFAPISREGALVLNNLLLTVACAVVLFGTLYPLAMEVLADFKMSVGAPFYNLSFVPLFILLLLAVPFGPMLAWKRGDLLGVTQRLLAAGVAGLVVVALVWAWTRGGSALAPLAIGLGVFVVAGAVTDLAERTGLFRLPFATSLHRARGLPRSAWGSVFAHAGLGVALIGIVCETTWNSEYIATMKPNDVAQVAGYDLKLDGLFERQGPNYREMIAQFNVSLDGRTLSVMTPSKRSFTTRGSSTTEAALLTRGASQLYISLGDVAADGAIAVRIYHKPLVLLIWWGPVLMAFGGMLSLSDRRLRVGAPKPARAKQRLQPAE